A genome region from Leifsonia sp. Root112D2 includes the following:
- the infA gene encoding translation initiation factor IF-1, with protein sequence MAKKDGVIEIEGAVVEALPNAMFRVELTNGHRVLAHISGKMRQHYIRILPEDRVIVELSPYDLTRGRIVYRYK encoded by the coding sequence ATGGCCAAAAAAGACGGTGTCATCGAGATCGAGGGCGCGGTAGTCGAGGCTCTGCCCAACGCGATGTTTCGCGTTGAGCTGACCAATGGCCACCGGGTTCTTGCCCATATTTCGGGCAAGATGCGCCAGCACTACATCCGCATCCTCCCTGAGGACCGCGTGATCGTGGAGCTGAGCCCCTACGACCTGACCCGTGGTCGCATCGTCTACCGCTACAAGTAA
- a CDS encoding adenylate kinase, which yields MLIVGPPGAGKGTQAARLATRFGIPEISTGDIFRTNIREETELGVQVKAIVDAGDYVPDSLTNALVVSRLEEDDAADGFLLDGYPRTPEQVEYLDALLAGKGQQIDVVIQLVAEQDEIVKRLTGRAKEQGRADDTEDAIRHRQQVYIRETAPLIDVFKERGLLVQVDGLGEIDEVADRITKALAERGIGDVASGA from the coding sequence ATGCTCATCGTCGGTCCGCCCGGTGCGGGCAAGGGCACGCAGGCGGCACGGCTGGCAACGCGCTTCGGCATTCCCGAGATTTCCACCGGCGACATCTTCCGTACGAACATTCGGGAAGAGACCGAGCTCGGTGTTCAGGTGAAGGCCATTGTCGATGCCGGGGACTACGTGCCCGACTCGCTGACCAACGCCCTCGTCGTCTCCCGTTTGGAAGAGGATGACGCGGCGGACGGTTTTCTGCTCGACGGCTACCCGCGCACGCCCGAGCAGGTCGAGTACCTCGACGCGCTGCTCGCGGGCAAAGGCCAGCAGATCGATGTCGTGATTCAGCTCGTCGCCGAGCAGGACGAGATCGTCAAACGCCTCACCGGGCGCGCCAAGGAACAGGGGCGTGCCGACGACACCGAGGATGCCATCCGTCATCGTCAGCAGGTCTATATCCGTGAGACAGCACCTCTGATCGATGTGTTCAAAGAGCGGGGCCTGCTTGTGCAGGTCGACGGCCTTGGTGAGATCGATGAGGTTGCGGATCGCATCACGAAGGCGCTCGCTGAGCGCGGCATCGGCGACGTCGCATCCGGCGCGTAA
- a CDS encoding HPr family phosphocarrier protein has protein sequence MAERTVQIASAHGLHARPASLFTQAAAKSGLAVQLTKGEKTVNAASILGVISLGIDHGDEVTLAADGDNAETVLDALVELLVTDHDA, from the coding sequence ATGGCTGAACGAACCGTACAGATCGCATCCGCTCACGGCTTGCACGCGCGCCCCGCCTCGCTGTTCACCCAGGCGGCCGCCAAGTCCGGTCTTGCCGTGCAGCTGACCAAGGGCGAGAAGACCGTGAACGCCGCCAGCATTCTCGGTGTGATCTCGCTGGGCATCGACCATGGCGACGAGGTCACCCTCGCGGCAGACGGTGACAACGCCGAGACCGTGCTCGACGCGCTCGTCGAGCTTCTCGTCACGGACCACGACGCGTAA
- the rpsK gene encoding 30S ribosomal protein S11 translates to MAAPKSAVRKPRKKEKKNIALGQAHIKSTFNNTIVSITDPSGAVISWASSGAVGFKGSRKSTPFAAQLAAESAARQAQEHGMKKVDVFVKGPGSGRETAIRSLQAAGLEVGSINDVTPQAHNGCRPPKRRRV, encoded by the coding sequence ATGGCAGCACCCAAGTCGGCCGTACGGAAGCCGCGCAAGAAGGAAAAGAAGAACATCGCTCTGGGCCAGGCCCACATCAAGAGCACGTTCAACAACACCATCGTCTCGATCACCGACCCTTCGGGCGCGGTTATCAGCTGGGCGTCATCTGGTGCTGTTGGCTTCAAGGGTTCGCGCAAGTCGACCCCGTTCGCCGCTCAGCTCGCAGCCGAGTCGGCAGCGCGCCAGGCGCAGGAGCACGGCATGAAGAAGGTTGACGTCTTCGTCAAGGGGCCGGGTTCCGGCCGCGAGACGGCGATCCGCTCGCTGCAGGCCGCCGGCCTCGAGGTGGGTTCGATCAACGACGTCACCCCGCAGGCGCACAACGGCTGCCGCCCGCCGAAGCGCAGAAGGGTCTAG
- the ptsP gene encoding phosphoenolpyruvate--protein phosphotransferase, giving the protein MEFHGSGIGGGIALGTVLRMPDPLPEPADVPATAAVETEKTRAATSLAAASHDISARGERAGGSAKEVLEAQSMMAADPTLSDDVNARIDAGKTAERAVFEAFAAFRDMLLELGGYMAERATDLDDVSQRVIAHLRGVAAPGVPDSATPFILVARDLAPADTALLDLDKVLALVTSDGGPTSHTAILAREKSIVAVVGAAGVLDISEGDTVIVNAAAGLISVAPSAEERAGAEAAIAERKARTDAPLTPGALADGTAIPLLANLGSTAGAAEAVARGAEGVGLFRTEFLFLDSTEAPSVQAQQEQYTSLLAAFPGRKVVVRALDAGADKPLAFLNDAEEENPALGLRGLRSLRASEQILRDQLTALANAAAVTEADVWIMAPMVATVEETRYFTDLAHELGLKTAGVMVEIPSAALLADQVLAVADFASIGTNDLTQYTMAADRMLGSVASYQSPWHPAVLRLVAEVGRAGAALGKPVGICGEAAADPLLAVVLVGLGATSLSMSPAALADVRAELARFTLEQATEFSQIALGASGASEAQAAVSAAASR; this is encoded by the coding sequence ATGGAATTTCACGGATCAGGAATCGGTGGCGGGATAGCCCTCGGCACGGTTCTGCGCATGCCCGACCCCCTGCCCGAGCCGGCCGACGTGCCCGCCACGGCGGCGGTCGAGACGGAGAAGACGCGCGCGGCAACCTCGCTCGCGGCGGCCTCGCATGACATCAGCGCTCGCGGCGAGCGCGCCGGCGGATCGGCCAAAGAGGTGCTCGAGGCGCAGTCGATGATGGCGGCAGACCCGACGCTGAGCGACGATGTCAACGCGCGCATCGACGCGGGCAAGACGGCAGAGCGGGCCGTTTTTGAAGCCTTCGCCGCTTTTCGAGACATGCTTCTCGAGCTGGGCGGATACATGGCAGAGCGGGCCACCGACCTCGATGACGTCTCCCAGCGGGTCATCGCCCATCTGCGGGGCGTTGCCGCGCCGGGCGTTCCGGATTCGGCCACGCCGTTCATTCTCGTCGCGCGCGATCTGGCCCCGGCCGACACCGCCCTGCTCGATCTCGACAAGGTGTTGGCGCTGGTCACCAGCGACGGCGGCCCCACCTCGCACACGGCGATCCTGGCCCGGGAGAAATCCATCGTCGCCGTCGTCGGCGCGGCCGGTGTGCTCGACATCTCCGAGGGCGACACCGTCATAGTGAATGCCGCCGCTGGCTTGATCTCGGTGGCGCCGAGTGCCGAGGAGCGGGCGGGCGCCGAGGCCGCCATCGCCGAGCGCAAGGCACGAACGGATGCTCCGCTGACCCCGGGCGCGCTGGCCGACGGCACAGCCATCCCGTTGCTCGCCAACCTCGGATCGACGGCCGGAGCGGCCGAGGCCGTGGCCAGGGGTGCAGAGGGTGTCGGGCTCTTCCGCACCGAGTTCCTCTTTCTCGACTCGACCGAGGCGCCCAGCGTGCAGGCGCAGCAGGAACAGTACACGAGCCTGCTCGCCGCATTCCCGGGGCGCAAGGTAGTCGTGCGCGCGCTCGATGCGGGCGCGGACAAGCCGCTCGCCTTCCTCAATGACGCCGAAGAGGAGAACCCCGCGCTCGGCTTGCGCGGCCTGCGCTCGCTGCGGGCCAGCGAACAGATTCTGCGCGATCAGCTCACGGCTCTTGCGAATGCGGCGGCCGTCACCGAGGCGGATGTCTGGATCATGGCTCCCATGGTCGCCACCGTTGAAGAGACTCGGTACTTCACCGATCTCGCGCACGAACTCGGGCTGAAGACCGCCGGGGTGATGGTGGAGATCCCCTCCGCGGCACTTCTGGCGGATCAGGTTCTTGCAGTGGCTGACTTTGCCAGTATCGGCACGAACGACCTCACCCAGTACACGATGGCGGCCGACCGCATGCTCGGCTCGGTGGCCTCGTATCAGAGCCCGTGGCATCCGGCTGTGCTGCGCCTGGTAGCCGAAGTCGGCAGGGCAGGAGCCGCGCTGGGTAAGCCGGTAGGCATCTGCGGCGAGGCCGCGGCCGACCCGCTGCTCGCCGTCGTGCTGGTAGGGCTCGGCGCCACCAGCCTGTCCATGTCGCCGGCGGCGCTCGCCGACGTACGGGCCGAACTCGCGCGGTTCACGCTCGAGCAGGCCACGGAATTTTCCCAGATCGCCCTCGGTGCCAGTGGCGCATCCGAGGCTCAGGCCGCTGTTTCGGCAGCGGCATCCCGGTAG
- a CDS encoding BglG family transcription antiterminator, which translates to MSDRHERLLEFLSQADGWVTAAELADRLGVTTRSVRSYVTAVKAMSAPLELIESSTEGYRLDRERYTGFLASSRTGDDSPTTPQDRMYHLVRRLADSPDGLDVHALADNLFVSESTIETDLRKIKALAERAGLRLVRQSSTVRLVGSEYDLRRLLSRIFRDESAGRFLRLGGIQSEFYTDSLRAFKTDLIAMLDANGYFVNEYGVDNVLLHVAIAVDRVDMDASTPVRASTPVSDRVAEISTELDTLIRRHFEVQLRRTDLDYLAMLLTTRVVTPGHGQPTEAVVDSYVQSDHLAAVRRIVAQVNTEYLVDLDDEEFMVRLSLHVANLVARAQDKSYSRNPMTRSIKTAYPLIYELAVFIASELQRYASIDINDDEIAYIALHVGSYLERQARREQRVTCAIVCPNYYDIHLELRRRIEEKLGDELQVEIVITRTDVEWTGLSADLIVTTLPTAVPGDNVVVIQPFLTESDVEKLRAAAGRVRRIRHRARIKDQLLHYFDESLFLRDFPAENDAAMIRALGERMRAQGIIDEAYIEEAIAREALSSTAFTDDLAVPHSMTMTASRTAIAIVVNESAVPWGDSRVHVIALIAFSASGREAFQAVFDQFVEVFSDRDVVRGLIKRAVDFPSFIEELVHVMDS; encoded by the coding sequence ATGAGTGACAGACATGAACGCCTGCTCGAGTTCCTCTCGCAGGCAGACGGTTGGGTGACGGCCGCCGAGCTGGCGGACCGCCTGGGCGTCACGACACGCAGCGTGCGCAGCTACGTCACGGCGGTGAAGGCGATGTCCGCGCCGCTCGAACTGATCGAGTCTTCGACGGAGGGCTACCGGCTCGACCGCGAGCGGTACACCGGCTTTCTGGCGTCGTCGCGCACCGGCGATGACTCGCCGACGACGCCGCAGGATCGCATGTACCATCTCGTGCGCCGGCTGGCCGATTCCCCGGATGGGCTCGACGTACACGCGCTTGCCGACAACCTGTTCGTCAGCGAATCCACCATCGAGACCGATCTGCGCAAGATCAAGGCGCTGGCCGAGCGGGCCGGTCTCCGTCTCGTGCGCCAGTCAAGCACCGTGCGCCTGGTGGGCAGCGAATACGACCTGCGCCGACTTCTGAGCCGCATTTTCCGCGACGAGAGCGCGGGGCGCTTTCTGCGGCTGGGCGGCATCCAGAGCGAGTTCTACACCGACAGCCTGCGAGCATTCAAGACCGACCTCATCGCCATGCTCGACGCCAACGGGTACTTCGTCAATGAATACGGCGTCGACAATGTGCTGCTGCACGTGGCCATCGCCGTCGACCGTGTCGACATGGATGCGTCCACTCCGGTGCGCGCATCGACACCGGTCTCCGACCGCGTGGCCGAGATCTCCACCGAACTCGACACCCTCATTCGCCGACACTTCGAGGTACAGCTGCGGCGCACCGACCTCGACTACCTGGCCATGCTGCTGACAACCCGGGTGGTGACCCCCGGGCACGGCCAGCCCACCGAGGCTGTCGTAGACAGCTACGTGCAGAGCGACCATCTGGCGGCCGTGCGTCGCATCGTCGCACAGGTGAACACCGAGTACCTTGTCGATCTCGACGACGAGGAGTTCATGGTGCGGCTCTCGCTGCACGTCGCCAACCTGGTGGCGCGCGCCCAGGACAAGAGCTACTCGCGCAACCCGATGACCCGCTCGATCAAGACCGCGTATCCCCTGATCTACGAGCTCGCGGTGTTCATCGCCAGCGAGCTGCAGCGCTACGCCTCCATCGACATCAACGACGACGAGATCGCCTACATCGCGCTGCACGTCGGCTCCTACCTCGAACGGCAGGCGCGGCGCGAGCAGCGAGTCACGTGCGCGATTGTGTGCCCGAATTACTACGACATTCACCTGGAGTTGCGCCGCCGCATCGAGGAGAAACTCGGAGACGAGCTGCAGGTCGAGATCGTGATCACGAGAACGGATGTCGAGTGGACGGGCCTCTCGGCCGATCTCATCGTCACAACGCTGCCGACCGCCGTGCCCGGCGACAACGTCGTGGTCATTCAGCCCTTCCTGACCGAGTCGGATGTCGAGAAGCTGCGGGCCGCTGCCGGTCGCGTGCGTCGCATCCGGCATCGGGCGCGCATCAAGGACCAGTTGCTGCACTATTTCGACGAGTCACTTTTTCTGCGCGATTTTCCGGCCGAGAACGACGCGGCGATGATCCGTGCCCTCGGCGAACGGATGCGTGCACAGGGCATCATCGACGAGGCGTACATCGAGGAGGCCATCGCCCGGGAGGCGCTCTCCTCAACCGCATTCACCGATGATCTGGCCGTGCCGCACTCGATGACCATGACCGCCTCCCGCACAGCCATCGCCATCGTCGTGAACGAGAGCGCCGTGCCCTGGGGAGACAGCCGCGTGCACGTGATAGCGCTGATCGCGTTCAGCGCGAGCGGGCGCGAGGCGTTTCAGGCCGTGTTCGATCAGTTCGTTGAGGTCTTCTCCGACCGCGATGTCGTGCGTGGACTGATCAAGCGCGCGGTGGACTTTCCCTCGTTCATCGAGGAGCTTGTGCACGTCATGGACAGCTGA
- the rpmJ gene encoding 50S ribosomal protein L36, with protein sequence MKVNPSVKRICDKCKVIRRNGRVMVICENPRHKQRQG encoded by the coding sequence ATGAAGGTCAACCCCTCGGTCAAGCGCATCTGCGACAAGTGCAAGGTCATTCGTCGCAACGGGCGCGTCATGGTCATCTGCGAGAACCCGCGTCACAAGCAGCGTCAGGGTTAG
- a CDS encoding PTS sugar transporter subunit IIB yields MTSVVIVCGAGASSTFLAHKMNRSAKVRSLAITTQAATHQDYQLRLRPGDVLLVGPQLGAAFEEIRMRAEQLEAHVALLPETIFGPGGAEEALRMVEELAANDTNGGE; encoded by the coding sequence ATGACATCCGTTGTGATTGTGTGCGGTGCCGGCGCGTCCAGCACCTTTCTCGCGCACAAGATGAATCGCAGCGCGAAGGTACGCAGCCTGGCCATCACGACGCAGGCGGCTACGCACCAGGACTACCAGCTTCGGCTGCGCCCCGGTGACGTGCTGCTGGTCGGCCCGCAGCTCGGTGCCGCGTTCGAGGAGATCCGGATGCGCGCGGAGCAGCTCGAGGCTCATGTCGCGTTGCTTCCCGAGACCATCTTTGGTCCGGGCGGTGCCGAGGAGGCGCTGCGCATGGTTGAAGAACTGGCCGCAAACGACACGAACGGGGGAGAGTAG
- a CDS encoding PTS sugar transporter subunit IIA → MSENVLTLDRISVTGSATTRDDAIREAGRALVAAGAVTAEYIDYMLERETSVSTYMGNYLAIPHGTNEGKDTILDSALSFVRYDTPIDWDGNEVRFVVGIAGKDNGHLEILSKIAIIFSDDDEVQKLLDADSAEAVFALLGDVNES, encoded by the coding sequence ATGAGCGAGAACGTATTGACACTCGATCGCATCAGCGTCACCGGGTCGGCGACGACACGTGACGACGCGATCAGGGAGGCAGGGCGCGCGCTGGTCGCCGCCGGCGCCGTGACCGCCGAGTACATCGACTACATGCTCGAGCGTGAGACCTCCGTTTCCACCTACATGGGCAACTATCTGGCGATTCCACATGGCACGAACGAGGGCAAGGACACGATTCTCGACTCCGCGCTCTCGTTCGTGCGCTACGACACCCCCATCGACTGGGATGGCAACGAGGTGCGCTTCGTTGTCGGCATCGCGGGCAAAGACAACGGGCACCTGGAGATCCTGTCGAAGATCGCGATCATCTTCAGCGATGACGACGAGGTGCAGAAACTGCTCGACGCCGACTCGGCTGAGGCCGTCTTCGCGCTGCTCGGCGATGTCAACGAATCATGA
- a CDS encoding PTS mannitol transporter subunit IICB: protein MTTTSPTPNAGGGARVGIQRFGAFLSGMIMPNIAAFIAWGLITAFFIPTGWTPNEALGGLVNPMITYLLPLLIANTAGRMIYGTRGGVVAAIATMGVIVGATIPMFIGAMIVGPIAAWLMKKVDSIWDGKIKPGFEMLVDNFSAGILGMILAILAWLGISPAVTWLSNILSEAVHWLINIGLLPLVSIFIEPGKVLFLNNAINHGVLDAIGIQDVAKTGKSIAFLLEANPGPGVGLLLAFAFFGVGLSKASAPGAIIIQFFGGIHEIYFPYVLMKPILVLSVIFGGMTGVAINVAFGSGLRAPASPGSIIAVLINTASDSYVGVILSVIGAAAVSFIIAAVILRASRKKDLAAEAAGEASSFGAAVAQTEANKGKKSSVLGNLREEDRETAVGAAEVHGAAGSATTTAQLVKSIVFACDAGMGSSAMGASVLRNKIKKAGVDDVTVVNKSIANLTDEYDLVVTHKDLTARAQPYTPSAQHVSVDNFMNSPKYDEIVELVKGQHGQ, encoded by the coding sequence ATGACAACGACGTCACCAACCCCGAATGCGGGCGGTGGAGCCAGGGTGGGGATTCAGCGTTTCGGCGCGTTCCTGAGTGGCATGATCATGCCGAACATCGCTGCTTTCATCGCGTGGGGCCTCATCACGGCCTTCTTCATCCCCACCGGATGGACACCGAACGAGGCGCTTGGCGGGCTGGTCAACCCGATGATCACCTATCTGCTTCCGCTGCTCATCGCCAACACGGCAGGGCGCATGATCTATGGCACGCGTGGTGGCGTCGTCGCCGCCATCGCGACGATGGGCGTGATCGTCGGCGCGACGATCCCGATGTTCATCGGCGCCATGATCGTGGGGCCCATCGCAGCCTGGCTCATGAAGAAGGTCGACTCGATCTGGGACGGCAAGATCAAGCCCGGATTCGAGATGCTCGTCGACAACTTTTCGGCAGGCATCCTCGGTATGATCCTCGCGATCCTCGCGTGGCTCGGCATCTCGCCGGCCGTCACCTGGCTGAGCAACATCCTCTCGGAAGCGGTGCACTGGCTGATCAACATCGGCCTGCTCCCCCTGGTGAGCATCTTCATCGAGCCCGGCAAGGTACTGTTCCTCAACAACGCCATCAACCACGGGGTACTCGACGCCATCGGTATCCAGGACGTTGCGAAGACGGGCAAGTCCATCGCCTTCCTGCTCGAGGCCAACCCCGGACCAGGCGTCGGTCTCCTGCTTGCGTTCGCGTTCTTCGGCGTCGGCCTCTCCAAGGCGAGCGCACCCGGTGCGATCATCATCCAGTTCTTCGGCGGCATTCACGAGATCTACTTCCCGTACGTTCTCATGAAGCCGATCCTGGTGCTGTCGGTGATCTTCGGTGGCATGACAGGTGTGGCGATCAACGTCGCGTTCGGATCGGGCCTGCGAGCTCCGGCTTCCCCGGGAAGCATCATCGCCGTTCTCATCAACACCGCCTCGGACAGCTACGTCGGCGTGATCCTGTCGGTGATCGGCGCTGCAGCCGTGTCGTTCATCATCGCCGCGGTCATTTTGCGGGCCAGCCGGAAGAAGGATCTGGCGGCCGAGGCCGCTGGCGAGGCTAGCTCATTCGGTGCCGCCGTCGCGCAGACCGAGGCGAACAAGGGCAAGAAGAGCTCGGTTCTCGGCAATCTTCGCGAGGAAGACCGGGAGACCGCGGTCGGTGCCGCCGAAGTACATGGGGCCGCCGGTAGCGCCACGACGACGGCGCAGTTGGTGAAGAGCATCGTGTTCGCCTGCGACGCGGGTATGGGCTCGAGCGCGATGGGCGCATCCGTGCTGCGCAACAAGATCAAGAAGGCGGGGGTCGACGACGTGACGGTGGTCAACAAGTCGATCGCCAACCTCACCGATGAGTACGACCTCGTGGTCACTCACAAGGATCTGACGGCCCGAGCGCAGCCGTACACTCCCAGCGCCCAACACGTATCCGTGGACAACTTCATGAACTCGCCGAAGTACGACGAGATCGTGGAGCTGGTCAAGGGGCAGCACGGGCAGTAA
- a CDS encoding mannitol-1-phosphate 5-dehydrogenase: MKAVHFGAGNIGRGFVGLILHNAGYEVVFADVNAELIDQLAAAPSYRVHEVGESARDWTVDNFRALNSSTHEPDVLAEVATADVVTTAVGPNILKFIAPVIAAGIAARSPQLAPLQVMACENAINATDVLKSHVLTNLPADVGGRLERAAVFANTAVDRIVPNQEPGAGLDVTVEDFFEWAVEAGPFGDAVPRIADAHFVDDLAPFIERKLFTVNTGHASLAYHGFAAGAQSLSEAMAIPAVAAEVSAVLAETKALLVARHDFSAETQEEYVQKNLRRFANPYLPDTPARVGRQPLRKLSRTERFIGPAAALAEAGTVPEALLRAIGAALRFDVPEDSESVELKALLASASPDAFTAQVTGLEPEHPLYSPLVAVVAEAQAD, translated from the coding sequence ATGAAGGCCGTTCACTTCGGGGCAGGCAACATCGGCCGGGGTTTCGTCGGGCTCATCCTGCACAACGCCGGCTATGAGGTGGTCTTCGCCGATGTGAACGCTGAGCTCATCGACCAGCTGGCGGCGGCTCCGAGTTACCGCGTGCACGAGGTAGGGGAGTCGGCCAGGGACTGGACGGTCGACAATTTTCGCGCACTCAACAGTTCGACGCATGAGCCGGATGTCCTCGCTGAGGTGGCCACGGCCGATGTCGTCACGACGGCGGTGGGGCCGAACATCCTGAAGTTCATTGCCCCCGTGATCGCCGCAGGAATCGCGGCGCGCTCGCCGCAACTCGCACCGTTGCAGGTGATGGCCTGCGAGAACGCGATCAACGCCACGGATGTGCTCAAGTCGCACGTGCTCACAAACCTTCCGGCGGATGTCGGCGGCCGGCTCGAGCGCGCGGCCGTGTTCGCGAACACCGCCGTCGACCGCATCGTGCCTAACCAGGAGCCGGGCGCAGGCCTCGATGTCACGGTCGAGGACTTCTTCGAGTGGGCGGTGGAGGCCGGCCCGTTCGGTGACGCGGTTCCGAGAATTGCAGATGCCCACTTCGTGGACGATCTCGCACCGTTCATTGAGCGCAAGCTCTTCACCGTCAACACCGGTCACGCCTCACTCGCCTATCACGGCTTCGCGGCGGGGGCGCAGTCCCTCTCCGAGGCCATGGCGATCCCCGCGGTCGCCGCCGAGGTGAGCGCCGTACTGGCAGAGACGAAGGCACTGCTGGTTGCGCGGCACGATTTCTCCGCCGAGACGCAGGAGGAGTACGTACAGAAGAACCTACGGCGCTTTGCCAACCCGTATCTGCCCGACACTCCCGCGCGCGTGGGGCGGCAGCCCCTGCGCAAGCTCTCCCGCACCGAGCGATTCATCGGGCCGGCTGCGGCGCTTGCCGAAGCGGGGACGGTTCCAGAGGCGTTGCTGCGCGCGATCGGCGCCGCGCTGCGCTTCGATGTACCCGAGGATTCCGAGAGCGTCGAGCTCAAGGCCTTGCTGGCGAGCGCGAGCCCGGATGCGTTCACGGCGCAGGTGACGGGACTGGAGCCGGAGCATCCGCTGTACTCGCCCCTCGTCGCAGTGGTGGCCGAAGCGCAGGCGGATTAG
- the rpsM gene encoding 30S ribosomal protein S13, producing the protein MARLAGVDIPRDKRVEVALTYIYGVGRTRALKTLADTAIDGNIRVKDLTDEQLIALRDHIEGNFKVEGDLRREVAADIRRKVEIGSYEGIRHRKGLPVRGQRTKTNARTRKGPKRTVAGKKKAR; encoded by the coding sequence ATGGCACGTCTAGCCGGCGTTGACATCCCGCGCGACAAGCGCGTGGAAGTTGCACTGACGTACATCTACGGTGTTGGCCGCACGAGGGCACTCAAGACCCTCGCCGACACCGCAATCGACGGAAACATCCGCGTCAAGGATCTGACCGACGAGCAGCTCATCGCCCTTCGCGATCACATCGAAGGCAACTTCAAGGTAGAAGGTGACCTTCGTCGTGAGGTTGCCGCCGACATCCGCCGCAAGGTCGAGATCGGCAGCTACGAGGGTATTCGCCACCGCAAGGGCCTTCCGGTTCGCGGTCAGCGCACCAAGACCAACGCTCGCACCCGCAAGGGCCCGAAGCGCACCGTCGCCGGCAAGAAGAAGGCTCGCTAG
- the map gene encoding type I methionyl aminopeptidase has product MNLRRSIYKSPAQLRLMVQPGLATAASLDAVAAGIRPGVTTLELDAMAEAAILGYGGAPNFKLEHGYHHTVCASVNDDVVHGIPGDRIVAPGDIVSIDSGAILGGWNGDAARSFVIADESRPDVVAERLRLSDITEQSLWHGIARLSRASHLNEVGEAVEDYIRSQGDYGILTDYIGHGIGRSMHEDPPVFNYRVRAKGPEVKPGLVVAIEPMVVLGDPDTYVRDDGWTVATTDGESAAHWEHSVAVHKDGIWVLTAADGGASGLAQFGITPVPIA; this is encoded by the coding sequence ATGAATTTGCGCCGATCCATCTACAAGTCGCCTGCGCAGTTGCGCCTCATGGTGCAGCCCGGGCTGGCCACCGCGGCGTCCCTCGATGCTGTCGCCGCGGGCATCCGGCCGGGTGTGACGACTCTCGAGTTGGATGCGATGGCCGAGGCGGCGATTCTCGGCTACGGTGGCGCGCCGAATTTCAAACTCGAGCACGGCTACCACCACACCGTGTGTGCCTCGGTCAATGATGACGTGGTTCATGGGATTCCCGGTGACCGCATTGTTGCGCCCGGCGACATCGTCTCGATCGACAGCGGTGCGATTCTGGGCGGCTGGAACGGCGACGCGGCGCGCAGCTTCGTGATCGCCGACGAATCGCGCCCCGACGTCGTGGCTGAGCGTCTGCGGCTGTCGGATATCACCGAGCAGTCGCTGTGGCACGGCATCGCCCGACTCTCCCGCGCATCCCACCTCAATGAGGTCGGCGAGGCAGTGGAGGACTACATTCGCTCGCAAGGTGACTACGGCATCCTGACCGACTACATCGGCCACGGCATCGGCCGCAGCATGCACGAGGACCCGCCCGTCTTCAACTACCGGGTGCGCGCCAAGGGCCCCGAGGTGAAGCCGGGCCTCGTCGTGGCGATCGAGCCGATGGTTGTGCTCGGCGACCCCGACACCTATGTGCGCGACGACGGCTGGACGGTCGCGACAACCGACGGCGAATCCGCGGCGCACTGGGAGCACAGCGTTGCCGTGCACAAGGACGGCATCTGGGTGCTGACCGCCGCCGACGGTGGAGCGTCGGGCCTGGCGCAATTCGGCATCACGCCCGTTCCCATCGCGTAG